GGGCCTTCGCCCTGTTCGGGCTCATCCTCCTGCGGCCCCTGCTGTTCCGACTGATGGACCGGGTGGGGCACGGAGAACTGTTCGTCCTGCTCGGCTGGCTGTTTCCCATCGCCGCCGCAGGCCTGTTCGACCTGGTAGGCCTGAAGGCGGATCTCGGCGCCCTGCTGCTCGGTGCGATGTTGGCCGGCCATCCGAAGTCCGCGGAGCTGTCCGGCGCCCTCCTGGGCTTCAAGGACTTGTTTCTCGTGGCCTTCTTCCTGACCATCGGGCTCGCCGGGACGCCGACGCCGGGGCAGGTCGGTGTGGCGCTGGTCTTGGTGTTCGTCGTGCCCCTGAAGGTGGCGCTCTACTATCTGCTGATGACCCGTTTCAGGCTGCGCGCCAGGACCGCGACGCTGGGTTCGCTCAGCCTTGCCAACTACAGTGAGTTCGGATTGATCGTCGGCGGCATCGGTGTCGCGAACGGCTGGCTGGAACAGGAGTGGCTGGCGACGCTGGCGGTGGCTGTCTCGCTGACCTTCGCGCTCGCTTCTCCATTGAATACACTCGGTCACGATCTCTTTGCGCGCTACCGGGAGTGGTTGAAGCGTTTCGAAGGGGAGGAGCGGATTCCCGGGGACGGGCCGATCGATCCGGGACAGGCGCGCATCGCGGTCATCGGGATGGGGCGGGTCGGTCAGGGGGCCTACGACTATCTGAACGACAAGCACGGCGAGGTGGTGATCGGAATGGACCACGATCCGGAGGTCGTGTCGGCGAACGTCGCCGTCGGCCGCAACGTGTTCGTCGGCGATGCCACGGACTCGGATTTCGAGGATCGCGCCGTGATGGAGAACGAAATCCAGGTTGTGTTACTCGCCATGGGCGATCATGCCGCGAATGTAATCGTCGCCGAACTCATGCGGGAGTGGGGGCGCGCGGACCGTCTCATCGCGGCGTCCGCCCGGCATTCCGACCAGGAGCAGGAACTCAAGGACGTGGGTGTGGACGTTGTGTTCAATTTCTACGAAGACGCGGGTTCGGGTTTCGCTCGCCGGGCGGACGAACTCCTGACCGCCAGATCCTGACCGGCCATCGGGTGCC
The DNA window shown above is from Gammaproteobacteria bacterium and carries:
- a CDS encoding cation:proton antiporter; translation: MNLPLIPVLIAAAFFCGLAVKQVGLPPMVGFLAAGFILHVFGIESNEDLETVANFGVTLLLFSIGLKLKIKNLLRPEIWAVTTLHMGVTVVVLAMGILALRTAGWSAVAGLDLPLALLLSFALSFSSTVFAVKVLEEKGENGSLHGRIAIGILIMQDLLAVIFIAFSSGKLPSPWAFALFGLILLRPLLFRLMDRVGHGELFVLLGWLFPIAAAGLFDLVGLKADLGALLLGAMLAGHPKSAELSGALLGFKDLFLVAFFLTIGLAGTPTPGQVGVALVLVFVVPLKVALYYLLMTRFRLRARTATLGSLSLANYSEFGLIVGGIGVANGWLEQEWLATLAVAVSLTFALASPLNTLGHDLFARYREWLKRFEGEERIPGDGPIDPGQARIAVIGMGRVGQGAYDYLNDKHGEVVIGMDHDPEVVSANVAVGRNVFVGDATDSDFEDRAVMENEIQVVLLAMGDHAANVIVAELMREWGRADRLIAASARHSDQEQELKDVGVDVVFNFYEDAGSGFARRADELLTARS